The genomic segment ATTTATTTAATTCTAAAGCATAGGGATTGTTCATTAAGTAAAACCCATTGCTTGTGCTAATTTCAAATGTTTTAGGTCGTAATAAATAATTTAGATTGGAGGAGTCAGTATGTTTTGAAACAATATTCATAGCATAGGCTGAAGTTGCAGATATGAAAATTTTTGCTTCAACGGTGAGTTGGTTACCTGAAATATCTAAATCACCAATATTCACATATTGATTCGTATTAGTCAGTTTAAGACTTTGCCCAAAAACTAAATGTGTAAAAAGGAAGCTAATCCAGAGCAGTATTTTTAGTTTCAATTTCATATTTGTTGGGAGTATTTTAAATTTTATGATGTATCAGTAAACAAGCTACATAAACCGAAAATTTGTTATTAGGACATTCTTGCGATTTAGGTTGGTTGTACAACGAAGAGCGAAAGTGGTATATTTCTTTATCTGTTTTTTTGACTTGATTAATTCGTTCTTTAACACTTTCAACACTTTCGTTTTTAACAGCTAAGAAATAATTCATTTTTCCAAAACGAAGTAGTAAAACACCATTCTCAATTGCATAATCAAACGAAGATCTTTTGCCTAAGGTTAAATGGGTAAAAATGGGTGCGGATATAGTTTCTTTTGTTCTTTTCATTTATTTTGTAGTTCATTAACTAATACTTCAGCTTTAGCAAAAAGTAACATTTCTATTGTTGATATATTAGAGTTTAACTCTTTTGCGACGGATTTTAGAAGTTTTATGTATTCTTCATAAAATATTCTATTTGAAAGTCTAGACCAATTTTCAATTCTTGAAATTTCTTTTATTTCTGAATTACCTTTTTTTATTAAATTATTGCGGCTAGAAAGAATAGGAAACAGAATTTTAGCCTCGTTATTGGATAAAATCTGTAGAATATTTAAAGAACAAGAAACTCTTGCATCAAAAATGGCATAATTATTCCAATCGTGAACAACCAAAGCCTTTGACCATGAAGCAACACCTTGGTTTCCTTTCAGAATAAGTTCTTCTGCATTGTTTGATCTATATATATTTAGAGAAGCAACTCCGTTAGTTTTAATTCCACCCCATTTTACAATATAATACTCGATTAAATCACCTTTAATAGTTTCATTTTTTTCATTTTTCCATAAAGTATGAAGCTGTTTTTTTAAACTAATGTTCTTACTGTAGTTATTACCGTCTGGCAGTATTATATTTTTTGGTAAATGATTTTCATTTACGCACCAATTGAACCAACCGTTATTTTCAGTTAAATGTGTTTGTGAAAATTCAAGTAAAATATTTTTTAATTCTTCCATTTTGTTTAAGTTTTATTTTTTATCATACTAATTTTCAGTAATGTTTAGTATTAATCCTGACACTATTGTTAAACTTTGGCCAGAGTTTAGTACGATTGGTAATGAGATATTCAATTCATTTTGCAAGAATGTATCTGATAAGTTTCGCGTACTTGAACTAGTGACCCCATTTTGTCCAAATTGAAAAACCTCGGCTTTATATTTTTGTATTAATATATTTCCAAAATCTGCAATTATCCAATTTCCATACCCACTCCAATCTACCCCAGATGAAATGTATCTAACAAAATTACCTGTCCAATTTATTGTTGGTGGAGTAGACCCAACAATAATATTTGTTATAGTCCAAGTTTTACCTGACGGGACTTGGTAAGTACCCTGGCTATTAATTGCAAATACTCTTCCTGAATTTTGAGTTGTTTGACAAATATATTTTGTTTTACTATTTTCAATTTCGTTACTTTCTAGTATTCCATTATTATTTAAATCTAAACCAACTTCAATTTTTATTCCGCCGTTAGGACAATCATTGCTAGCTAAAGGTACAGTAGTTGTGTTTATTAGTGAATTTTTTCCATTGACTCCAGCTGCACCTTGTGGTCCTACTAAAGCAATACCGCTCCCCCAAGCCCCACTAGTTTTAGGGCCAAACAACAAATTAGTAGTCGTGTTAATGTAAAAATCACCATTGTTTCCAGTGCTATTTGTCGGGTCTTGATTACCGTTTAGGATAGTTTTTCCATCTAAGCCATTGGTGCCGTTTGTTCCTGCTATGCCTTGCTGTCCTGTAGCACCTTGTATTCCTTGAGCTCCAGTTGCCCCGCGTAATGCTGTTAAAAATTGTGCTTCTGTTCCGGTATTACCAGTATTTAGCCAAATTTGGTAAGCACTTAATCCGTTAGTTCCATTGGTTCCATTAGTCCCTGCAATTCCTTGCGGTCCTGCAATTCCTTGTGGGCCAACTAGTGGTACACCACTTCCCCAAATCCCATTTGTTTTTGGTCCAAAAAGACTACTTGAAACAGTATTAATATAAAAATCCCCATTGGTTCCAAGGCTAGCAATTGGATTAGTTGTTCCATTTAAGAGAGTTTTACCATCTAATCCGTTGTTTCCAGCAGGGCCTTGTGTTCCAGCCACTCCTGTATGTGCAGCATAGAGCGCAAACGGAACATAAGTAAAAGGCTGATTGCTAATTTCTATAAAATGAGTTGATTGACCACTTGGATCTAGGGATACAATTAAATTTTTAGCAGAACCATCCCAATTGATGGTGCTAAATTGAGTTGCTATTCCAGCTTTTCGTGTACCGGTACCAATGACAACATTGACCATTCCAAATTCATCAGTTTGTGTGTTGATGGTTTCTTGATAGTCTAATGAAGAAGAGGCATTAAGAATTTTAAATTCTAAAGTAATGTCTTGATTTACCAAAGGCAAACGGGAGTTGTCTGCACCTGGCAATTCTTCTGTATTTGGATTTAAAATTACTGCTTGATAGGTAATTCCATTTTGAGCATAGCTCCAAAATGTAAATAATAAAATAAGGAAGGTGTAGTGTTTTTTCATTTTGATGTGTTATTTAATAACATAGTGTAATCCAAATTGTAATTGATGGGTCGTAAAGGCTAATTTTTGTGTGGTTGAATTACTTAAATTGATTCCTTTACAATAATCATATCCTAAACTGATGTAACCCGCAGCAGCAAGGTTGTATTTTACCTGTATACCTAATGCTGGAGTTGCTAATAATCCACTGAACTCTTTTTCTTTAGTCAAGTCAAAATAGGTTCCGTTGATGGTCTGCTTACCACTAATGATAGTTCCTAAGTT from the Flavobacterium ammonificans genome contains:
- a CDS encoding DUF7151 family protein: MKKHYTFLILLFTFWSYAQNGITYQAVILNPNTEELPGADNSRLPLVNQDITLEFKILNASSSLDYQETINTQTDEFGMVNVVIGTGTRKAGIATQFSTINWDGSAKNLIVSLDPSGQSTHFIEISNQPFTYVPFALYAAHTGVAGTQGPAGNNGLDGKTLLNGTTNPIASLGTNGDFYINTVSSSLFGPKTNGIWGSGVPLVGPQGIAGPQGIAGTNGTNGTNGLSAYQIWLNTGNTGTEAQFLTALRGATGAQGIQGATGQQGIAGTNGTNGLDGKTILNGNQDPTNSTGNNGDFYINTTTNLLFGPKTSGAWGSGIALVGPQGAAGVNGKNSLINTTTVPLASNDCPNGGIKIEVGLDLNNNGILESNEIENSKTKYICQTTQNSGRVFAINSQGTYQVPSGKTWTITNIIVGSTPPTINWTGNFVRYISSGVDWSGYGNWIIADFGNILIQKYKAEVFQFGQNGVTSSSTRNLSDTFLQNELNISLPIVLNSGQSLTIVSGLILNITEN